The DNA window CATGATATTTATAACGATCAATAGTCTCATCTATTCTTCTAAGCCCTGTTAATATATGTCTAAAATCTTCTCCTGCATGAAAGGTAAAGCCTAATGTTTTTAAAGGCTTCATTCCTTCTCCATACATTGAATGTAAGCTATCTCGAAGTTCATCATAAACTTGTGAAAATACCCAAGGATCAGCATAATTTTCTATACTCGCCCCATCAATGCCTACAATATATTCTGATATCTTAGGGATTTCTTTTCTGATTTTCAAAATAGCCTCCGCTTGTAATTCATACTCATATTTCTGTTTTTCATAATATAGATGTTCTCTTTCCTTTTCTCTTTCATAATCAACCCAACACTTTTTATTGATTGGTAAATCTGGCTTTTTAATAAAATGATAGATGATTCCTAGTTGAGGAATTGGTAATATTGTTTTTGCATTATATTGATTAAGATAAAACAACCAATTGTAATGATCCGAAAGACTCGGAAATGATCCCTCTAAAAAATCACATTCGCTTTCTCTTTTCAAGATTTTTTTATAAGCTTCAAAGATTAATAATAGTTCTTCACACATTTCTCTTTTTATATTTTCACATCTTCTAAATTGATTCTTTTTTCCTTCCTCAAAAACATCTGCTGGAGAAATACGAATTTCTAGCTTTTTTAAATTTTTATCTTTAAATTGAGCATTCAATCGTTCTTCCCAGCATATATTTTTATCTGAATATCTTCCATTTTTTGTAGATTGTTGAAAATATCCCTCAAAATTATTTAGTCCTTTGATTTCATTTCCTTGAACCATAAAAGAGAAAAATTCATTCTTTACTCTTAAATAATTCATAAAACAATTGCTAAAATCTTTGTCACACTCATTTTTATCAATATATTTAACAGCTTTCATTAGAAATATATTTTCTGTATAGGTTCCAATTTCACTTTTAAAATCACTCTCTTCATCAAACATCATATAGTTTAGTATATCCATTGGATCATTCTGAAGTTTATTTATATCCTCTTCTTTTGACCCTGTACTTACGTTAAAAACATCTTCAAACAATAGTATAAAAATATTTTTTAATTCTTCTTCTTCAAATTTTTCATATCTTTCATAGTCTACTTCTTTTTCTTGACCCTCACTTAATAGTTCCGTTATGAATGTATTTAACAGGGGCTTTTCATAAAAAATACTATTTTTCTTATCTGTATCACTTCTTAGATAAGGAATTAACTCAACAAAACAACGAAAACAGCAATCTAAATGTTTATATTTCACAAGAAAACAAGCCATGATCATTCTCAAAATACTTGCAACTTTAAAATATTTTCCTAATGTATATTTCTTACTTCCAATTACCTCATGGTATCGTAAAGCCTTCGGTTCATCGTTATAAAGATTCATCAAGTTTTTCCAAGAAGTATAAAAATCTGTAGATGCAGATACATGCAAATGTGTTTCCGCAGTTCCTTTCTTTAAAATGCTTTCTAGTTGCATATCTTCAAGAGCTACTCTTGAATAGTACCCTTCTAAATATTCCTCCTGCTTCTTATCATTATCAAGTAAGTATAATACCCCTAGTATATCTGTAGTAAAATACCTATTTAAACTATTCCATAATAATACCTTGCTAATACCCTTATACACCTTAAAATATTTATTATTTTCTGTTTCCCAATATTTAAAAACTAATCTACCATCTCTATGTGCAATAAATGTACGAGAAAATTTTTTCAATAACTCTAAACAATAAATATCTACATTATAATCATATTCTTCTACTTTTCTTTTAGGGTAAAACAATTCCCAAAACATATTGATTTCGTCTAAATTGTCAATGGTCATATATTTATTGAGTACAGGATATATGGCTCTTTTTTGATTCGCTCCTTTCTTCTCTAAAGGATTATTTTCAAAGTATTCTATCTGTGTCATAGGTAATAAGGCAGTCTTAATCATCAAATCCATATTTTTGATATTTACTGAATAGCTCATCTTATCACCTAACCTTTAATCTAATAATTTGAATGCTGTATTATATAAATCTTTATTGTAATCATCAAGTTTTTTCAATAATTCCTTATAGAATTCCTCTTTTTCTTCATAAACTTCTTTAGGTGTAGTTTCTTTCTTAATAATCGCATATAAAAGTGCGTATATTCTAAAGTGCATTTTTTCTTTTGTAGTTAATGGTTCTATTGGAATATCTTTTTTTATTTTTCTAAGTTCATAAGCTATTTCTTTAATATATGCTTCTTCTTTCTCTAACACCCTTCTAAATCTTACATCTTCTTCATTCATGTATTCTGGTATTCCATGCATTAGATAAAAATCTATACTTCCCATAAAATCCATAAAATCCTTCACATATATTAACTTTTCCTTTATCGCATCCCCTGACCCAAAGTTATATATTTTTTCATTTTTAAGTTTTTCTAACTTTCCTTTTAAATCATCCGCTATTAGAATAAATTTATTATTCTTTAATTCATCATCTTTATATTTTAAAGCTCTTCGAATTCTTCTTACATGGTCTTCTTTTAAATCAATTTCTTGCATCTTATTCTTTTTTAACACAGAAATTATTTGATATAAAAAATAATATGCATCTACAGAATTACAATCATAACTTACTTTTTCCTCATCTTCATTGATAATTCTATCTTTTAAATCTATCACATCTCTTCCTAAATATCGATAGATCATTTCTAATTCTTCTTTTTTATCCTTTCCCTTTTCCATAATTCTATCTTGTAATTCATTCATAATATTATAGTTTTTCAGATTTTCATTATATTCCTCTGCTTCTTGAATAAGAATTTGTTCTAGAATCCAAAATAAATCTCTAATCATTATTTTATTTTCTTTTACTAAATAATCCGTTCTTTGATTTAATTCGTCAATACAACCATTTTCTACATATGCTTTAATGTTATAAAAAAAGTTTAATGTGTTCATTTTTCTATCTTCTATCAAAAAGTTCTTAATGTAATCATATACATTATATTCTGATGAATCTCCCCATTCCTCTTTAAAATAATTAGCCACACCACTCATCATATTCATCTTATCTATATGATGTCTTACTGATTTTTGTAAATTTTTTAAAAATACATCTAGTTTTTTCATTTCTTCATTTTCAAAATCCGCTTTTCTTATTACTTTATTTAACTTTTCATTTTTATCCATATTATTATCTCTAGCTACAATCTTTTCAAACTCTTTTAATCGTTCTTCTTGCTTTTGTTTGTTTTCGAATATTATCTTAAATTGCTCTCTATTTTCTATTCCTAATTTTTCTATATCCTCTACTCTTTTATGCATTTCTTCTATCATTTCTATTACATATTGTTTATGCTTTTCTTTACGCAAAAACTCTTTTTTTTCTATTTGTTCTCTAATTGCAAAATATCCATTAAACCAACCTAGATTTCTAGCTTCTATTCTTGTTCGTTTCCCTTTTCTTTTCCATTCTGCTCTTTTCTTTTGCCATTCTTCTTCTTCCAACTTCTCTATTTTCTTTAATGATGCTTTTACATTGTTCCAATCATTTTTTGTTTCTTTAAAAAATTGTCTGTTTTGTTCTACAATTTCTTCTTTTTCTATGAAAAGATATGAATGTAATATTTCATCTAATTCATCTTCAACATCTAACGCTAATAGTTCAGAACCTATTTCGCATATTTCTTTTATTTCGCTTAACCACATTTCTTCTTCAATTTTTTTCATTTTAATATATTTAAGAATTTCTTCTGCTTTTCCTTTTTCTATTTTAATTGTTTCTTTAGTAATCCATCGCTCTTCTAAAGATACTTCAATTAAAGTTTTTCCTATCGCAAGAATATTTTCTTTTTTACGTTCAGTTCTTACAGGATAATTCAATGCTACAGAAAAAACGTACAACATTTCAAAAGGGTTTTCCATTTTACTTATTATATTTCTGTAAATACTCTTTTCATTTAGTAACTGTTTATTTAAAAAATCTCTAATTTCTCCAACTTCATCATTATCTCGTGTTGTATTGAAAATTTTCTTATAATCTTCTTTATTAAGGGCACAACAAATCCCATCAAATAACATTCCTAAACTCAGAACATCTAGTTTTCGTCGTTTTTTAATAATTTTTTTCCCTTCTATTTCTCCTTGAAAAATATCTACATACCTTACATCTATATATATTTTCTTGTCTTCTGCTGGGTCTTTTTTTATTTTAATAACCGATTTGATATTTTCTTTATATATATTTAATTCAGATGAAGAATCAATAATAATATCTAAAAACCGATTTAATTCTTCTGCTGTCCATATTTTATGAATATCATCTGTTTTCTCAATTTTTTTACTCATAGAATTTAGATAATAATAAACATTCATTAATCCCCTTGGCTTGTTGTCAAAGCATTTGAACAAAGTAGGAATTACAAAGTTTTTATCTTTTCCATGAATGCTTTCATACATTAAAAAGTTAGTTTCTTCTAGTTTGAATGTTTCTTTTAATAATTCAAATAAAGATTTATACTCTGTGTTTTCTTGCGAACTGTATTTAAAATTAACTTTTTCTTCATCTGTTATTTTTTTCAAGTTGTATCTTAATGCAGGAGATAATACTTTTTTCAAATAATCATAAGCAAGCTCTTTTCGGATTTCTAGTGCTGTTTTACTCTCTTTCACACTATCTGTAGTAAAACTCTTTTCTATTAACTTTGCATCTAGTATTTTATCGTTATACAAATAATTAATGATAATAGTTTCTTCAAAGGTAATATAATTCCCAGAAACAAATATGACAATATTAGAATGAGATAAAAATCTAATAATGGTTTCTAATACATTCAGACATTTCCTTGTACTAATATCCACATCATCAAAAAATATATAAATAAGTGCATCCTCATTTCCACAATTTTTTCTTGTATGTCTTTGGTATTCTACATATTCATCTATAAATTCTTTGAAACATTTTGCTAGTTCTATATCCTTTGATAATGTATCAGAACTTAAATCTACATAGTCTCTCTTAGAACCTACATCACTCAATGATTTTTTATATTCTTCTTTTCTCAAAAAGTATGCTTTCTCTACTTTTTTGAATGCCTCTCCTACATAATTAATTTTATCTGCCCTTGGAAATGCTCTATCTGTTCCGCACAACGGACAATTTCTACTACTGCTTTTATAATTAAATATACTTTTATCTTCTTGAAAATCTTCTTGTACTTTTTTAACGATCTCTGCAAAGAATCCAATAATCCAGCCTAAAGAATCACTTTCTTCATCCATGTCTTGTGGTACGATAATAGGTAAAACGGTATCATACTTTCTAATATTTTTTCTCTTTTCTCCTTTTATGCCTTCCATAATTTTATTCTTTATGGTTAATAATACAGAAGTTTTTCCACTTCCTCGCTCTCCTAAAATAGAAAATACATTATTATGATGCTTTACAAATTCAGGCTCTTCTTTTACTATCTCTGCAAATTTTTTATGTTTATCATCAGTTCCTTCTAATCTCTCTCTCAGCAATTTTGCATTATCTCTTATTTCTTTTATTTGATCATAGATATTTTCATGATTAGGTAATAATATATTCATACTATCTTTAGGTAATATTCTTGATCCTATTTTGATAGTATTATCATAATTTTCTGTAGTCACTACTTCTCACTCTCCTCTTCTGTATTCTCTGATTTTTCTTCCTTTGCATCAGCTTTTTCTACTTTTTTCTCACTATTTTGCCCTCTTGCCATTACCAACTCATACAAGAAATTGTCTAATGCCTTTCCTTGATTTGGATGTTTTCCATATATGATCTTCATACCTCTTTCTTGTAAGATTTTTTCTTGCACAGGATCTGGTGTTGTTGTAAATACAAAGAAATTTCTTTCCTTTTTATCAACATGATTTTCTTCTATTTCATTAGAAGGATTTTGTCCCATTTTATATAGAAAATATCTAATATTCATATCACTTAGACTATATCCTAAGAAAACAAAAATTTTATTCGCCTTTATATCATCTGCTAATTCTTTATACAAATTTTTCTCTTTTTGGGCTTCTTCATCTTTATCTTCTTCATCTTTTTTATTTACTTTTTTATTTGCTTTTTCGATTTCTTTGAAAGCTTCAAAATAACTTGTTTCCGTTAAAACTATCTTCTTATCAAATTCAGCTTCATCAATCTTTTCACCTTTTTTACCTATTATCTCTCTTATATCTCCGTGTATTTTTATAATTCTAACTTCCTTTTTGCTAAGACAATTTCTTTCTCCTTGTAAACCTTTTACAAGACATTCTTTCATCTCCGTTTCCATATCTGTATGAATTTCAAAAGCTTTTTCTAATGTTTCTTCATAATTAGTGGTGTAAATTTTTTCTGGTGATAATGCTACAATACTTTTATATATAGATGACTGATAGACGTCTCTTGCAATATCTCGTTCACCTAATTCTTCACCTTCTATTGAAAAATTATTTTTAAACTCTTCTAGCAACTTTTCTTTATCTTCTTTCATTGCAAATTCTGCAAGGGCTAGATAATCATCAGATAATGAAAAAAAGACTTCTTCATCATAGCCTAATTTTTTGCCTATATTTTGTAGTAACCCTCTCCATGTAGGCATCTTCAAATTATTCGGCACACCTGCTCCTATAAATAATATAAGTTTTATCTCATCAGATTGTTTTTTATTAGCGTCTTCTTTGTTAAATTGTTTTTTCTTTATTGCTTCTTTTAGTTTATCTTTGTTCGTATCAGATCGTTCATAGAAAACAATCTCATTCTTTTTTAAATACTCTCGTAATTTATTAATGGCTTTTCTTCTCATGGATATTTTATTTTTTTCTTCTTCCATCATTTCCCCATACGTTTTTTTACAAGGGTTATCTTTCCTTGGAATAAAAATAGCATCCCATCCAAATCCATGATTTCCCCTAGGGCATCTAGAAATTTCACCCTCTGCAATTCCTTCAAATGTAATTATTTTCTTTCCATCACAATATCCAATAATCGTTCTTGCCGTTGCGCATCTATATTC is part of the Crassaminicella profunda genome and encodes:
- a CDS encoding non-canonical purine NTP pyrophosphatase; this translates as MNSKKRQEQVIAFVTSNKRKEKEMQDIMKEVSELYRIERVGELLNLEEVQEMDNINEFVKKKTLNAFKKIKMPIIVEHTMLQIPYFGGLPSHITKEFLKKMSNEAICEKMINTEYRCATARTIIGYCDGKKIITFEGIAEGEISRCPRGNHGFGWDAIFIPRKDNPCKKTYGEMMEEEKNKISMRRKAINKLREYLKKNEIVFYERSDTNKDKLKEAIKKKQFNKEDANKKQSDEIKLILFIGAGVPNNLKMPTWRGLLQNIGKKLGYDEEVFFSLSDDYLALAEFAMKEDKEKLLEEFKNNFSIEGEELGERDIARDVYQSSIYKSIVALSPEKIYTTNYEETLEKAFEIHTDMETEMKECLVKGLQGERNCLSKKEVRIIKIHGDIREIIGKKGEKIDEAEFDKKIVLTETSYFEAFKEIEKANKKVNKKDEEDKDEEAQKEKNLYKELADDIKANKIFVFLGYSLSDMNIRYFLYKMGQNPSNEIEENHVDKKERNFFVFTTTPDPVQEKILQERGMKIIYGKHPNQGKALDNFLYELVMARGQNSEKKVEKADAKEEKSENTEEESEK